In a genomic window of Thermoprotei archaeon:
- a CDS encoding isoprenylcysteine carboxylmethyltransferase family protein: MLVVDDIFSSTGWYGNWGLVVASILLASFIFFVFIGWPKRLDWKSFGLTEAFIISLFTEMFGVPLTIYIISSFLGVDIAPSGLTGHLWAVFLNLYGGVNLEVGVFIVMFVSIIMIVAGLIMIIGGWISIYKGRDMLVVSGFYSYVRHPQYLGLMIILTGFIVQWPTILTLLMYPVLLFLYYKQALKEEADLIRRFGNVYLVYASKTPRFNILKGLLVKKNADV, encoded by the coding sequence ATGTTGGTAGTTGATGATATATTCAGTAGTACAGGATGGTATGGTAATTGGGGACTTGTTGTTGCATCGATTCTTTTAGCATCTTTTATATTTTTTGTGTTTATTGGATGGCCAAAGAGGTTGGATTGGAAATCCTTTGGTTTGACTGAAGCTTTTATAATTTCATTATTTACTGAAATGTTTGGCGTTCCGCTTACGATTTACATTATTTCATCTTTCTTAGGCGTTGATATTGCGCCTAGTGGTTTAACGGGACACTTGTGGGCTGTGTTTTTAAATCTTTATGGTGGTGTGAATCTTGAAGTCGGAGTTTTTATAGTGATGTTTGTGAGTATTATAATGATAGTTGCTGGGCTTATAATGATTATTGGTGGTTGGATTAGTATTTATAAGGGAAGAGATATGTTGGTTGTTAGTGGTTTTTATTCATATGTTAGACATCCTCAGTACTTGGGTTTGATGATTATATTAACTGGATTTATTGTGCAATGGCCGACGATCCTCACATTATTAATGTATCCTGTCTTATTGTTTCTGTATTATAAGCAGGCATTGAAAGAAGAAGCAGATCTTATTAGAAGGTTTGGAAATGTTTATCTTGTTTATGCATCAAAAACTCCTAGGTTTAATATTTTGAAGGGTTTGTTAGTGAAAAAGAATGCTGATGTTTAG
- a CDS encoding ABC transporter ATP-binding protein, with protein MAIQLNNVVKHFGNIIALNDVSFHVNNGEVVGYVGLNGAGKTTTIRIVAGVLNPDSGDAIIDGYSVTKDKKIASKNLGWVPELPIFEHDVNAVDYFTYLAGYYGISSNDAKKIAKELFREVGLEGVENKKLQQYSLGMKKRFALAVSLISNPNNFVFDEVLSGLDPQGIAFFRDLTLKFKREGKAVLFSSHILSEVETIADKVIFIHKGKIIREMSIEDIRKYSPVESVKLVLDKIDEKVIRVLSDFGTVEIEGSYIVIHNFNGDTSKLIQKLVSEGYKVYEVNKTSGNLESIFFQIIGMRA; from the coding sequence ATGGCAATACAATTAAATAATGTAGTAAAACATTTTGGTAACATTATAGCATTGAATGATGTTAGTTTTCATGTGAATAATGGTGAAGTTGTTGGATATGTTGGATTAAATGGTGCAGGTAAAACTACAACAATTAGGATCGTTGCAGGCGTCTTAAATCCTGATTCCGGTGATGCAATCATAGATGGTTACTCTGTTACAAAGGATAAGAAAATCGCATCGAAAAATTTAGGGTGGGTCCCAGAACTTCCTATATTTGAGCATGATGTTAATGCAGTAGATTATTTTACTTATTTAGCTGGGTACTATGGTATTAGTAGTAATGATGCAAAAAAGATTGCTAAAGAATTATTCAGGGAAGTAGGTCTTGAAGGTGTTGAGAATAAGAAACTCCAGCAATATTCTTTAGGTATGAAGAAAAGGTTTGCATTAGCAGTTTCACTGATTTCAAATCCAAATAACTTCGTATTCGATGAAGTGCTCAGCGGTCTAGATCCACAGGGTATTGCATTTTTTAGAGATTTAACACTTAAATTTAAGAGGGAGGGCAAAGCAGTCTTATTTTCTTCACACATACTCTCTGAGGTTGAGACAATAGCTGACAAAGTAATCTTTATACATAAAGGTAAGATTATTAGAGAAATGAGTATTGAAGACATTAGGAAGTATTCTCCGGTCGAATCTGTAAAACTAGTTCTTGATAAAATTGACGAAAAAGTAATAAGGGTATTATCGGATTTTGGAACTGTAGAAATTGAGGGAAGTTATATAGTGATTCATAATTTTAATGGTGACACGTCAAAACTTATACAGAAACTTGTAAGCGAAGGTTATAAAGTGTATGAAGTGAATAAAACATCTGGAAATCTAGAGAGCATATTCTTCCAAATAATAGGGATGAGAGCATGA
- a CDS encoding ABC transporter permease subunit, translated as MRTVFYDFKRAFFRRSVLLFIIIFALAGVGLSYLVANLINPQTASISVIGVAINTENKTMKIIGAVLDRNGNGIPNADVYISNLNNKTIIASTSTNSSGYFTSSFVLGFQGILALDVKSSIGNTSISIPQFSFSEAFVKPSSFTYGSYYSNVNFPSISVILTNVDRYAGTGTIVIAMTGQYGSKPNYDVYYTTIALGTEIPPRTPISPSNLTYNYLGKITDYISVFDININSSNNFLYLNFKRGNSSVYVSFMYSLVSHAESGIVSSTISSLSPFAQFFPIIFLYLVYTMIAKPRSTGALEFLLARPVTRRDIYINRYIAGLLTVLVSSGILIIVTYVSMNILIGKTLDVYNFLILYIGISGSLIAFFSLMYCISTFLKSAVYLGLSIGLYMLFYVFWAVVAILFAFSTKSNYFDILYLMYYFNPNGLYNFITYFIENNYGLLTIKTTTINNVAIILSSLVWIIAPATLGYLKFKKINLSS; from the coding sequence ATGAGGACGGTTTTCTATGATTTCAAACGAGCTTTCTTCAGACGCTCGGTACTACTATTTATAATAATTTTTGCATTGGCCGGTGTAGGACTCTCTTACCTTGTCGCTAATTTGATAAATCCACAAACTGCAAGCATTAGTGTTATTGGTGTAGCTATTAATACAGAGAACAAGACAATGAAAATAATCGGAGCCGTGTTGGATAGAAATGGCAATGGCATACCAAATGCAGATGTTTACATATCAAACTTAAATAACAAAACAATCATAGCTTCTACATCAACTAACTCATCAGGATACTTTACATCCTCATTTGTACTGGGATTTCAAGGAATATTAGCACTGGACGTTAAATCAAGCATTGGTAACACATCTATCAGTATACCACAGTTTTCGTTCTCGGAAGCTTTTGTAAAACCATCATCCTTTACATATGGGTCATATTATTCGAACGTTAATTTTCCTTCCATAAGTGTTATACTTACAAATGTAGACAGATACGCTGGCACAGGAACTATAGTAATAGCTATGACGGGCCAATATGGATCAAAACCTAACTACGATGTATATTATACAACTATTGCTTTGGGTACTGAGATTCCCCCTAGAACTCCAATTTCACCATCAAACCTAACTTATAACTATCTGGGAAAAATCACAGATTACATATCTGTGTTTGATATCAATATAAATTCCTCCAATAATTTTCTTTACTTGAACTTTAAGAGGGGGAATTCATCGGTCTATGTTTCATTCATGTATTCATTAGTATCCCATGCTGAATCCGGAATAGTTTCATCAACAATTTCTTCGTTAAGTCCTTTTGCACAATTCTTTCCTATAATTTTTCTTTATTTAGTATACACAATGATTGCCAAACCTAGAAGTACTGGAGCATTAGAATTTTTATTAGCTAGACCGGTAACTAGAAGAGATATCTACATTAATAGATACATTGCTGGATTATTGACTGTGTTGGTGTCCTCAGGAATATTAATAATTGTAACATACGTTTCTATGAATATTCTTATAGGTAAAACCCTTGATGTTTATAACTTCTTAATACTTTATATAGGTATTTCTGGATCATTAATAGCATTCTTCTCATTAATGTACTGTATCTCGACATTCCTAAAATCTGCAGTATATCTGGGATTATCCATAGGGCTTTACATGCTTTTTTATGTATTTTGGGCTGTAGTAGCCATACTCTTTGCATTCAGTACAAAGTCTAATTACTTTGATATATTATATCTAATGTATTATTTTAATCCTAACGGATTGTATAACTTTATAACATACTTCATAGAAAACAATTATGGTCTTTTAACAATAAAAACTACAACGATTAACAATGTTGCAATAATCCTTTCATCATTAGTGTGGATCATAGCACCAGCAACTCTTGGGTACTTAAAATTTAAGAAAATAAACTTATCATCATGA
- a CDS encoding ATP-binding protein, producing the protein MEYYPRKLEEELDKWIERKEVLIIKGPRQSGKTTLLLHLREKYGGVYVTFEDEDMLRSFEEAPKEFVLRFLQEGKEILFLDEAQYSRKVGKNIKLLFDLFSEKLKFVVTGSGSFDIKVEVGKYLVGRAIYFELLPLSFEEFLLWKAKDLHKIFLEFKNQVKLFILNGKKIEVSPVFQREFSSLLEEYIIFGGFPAIVKEKDEKIKAELLKNLMRTYVEKDVFFFLNVREIEKFRKLLNYLSLTTGSLLELSSLMKEIGIDYKTLESYLSILLNTYIISFVSPFYRNLVTELRKAKKVYFIDTGLRNSLINNFLPLASRTDKGILFENFIFNELRGLGFDVKYWRTSGKAEMDFIIELQNQLIPVEVKSFGKIKRGFLSFINTYRPKSAIVFTENEFMIKRINDTNVAFLPHFLI; encoded by the coding sequence ATGGAATATTATCCAAGAAAACTAGAAGAAGAATTGGATAAATGGATTGAGAGGAAAGAGGTTTTAATAATTAAGGGTCCTAGACAGAGTGGCAAAACTACATTACTTTTGCATCTTAGGGAAAAATATGGTGGTGTGTACGTCACGTTTGAGGATGAAGACATGTTAAGAAGTTTTGAGGAGGCTCCAAAAGAATTTGTTCTGAGGTTTTTGCAAGAAGGTAAAGAAATTCTGTTTTTAGATGAGGCGCAATACAGTAGAAAAGTAGGGAAGAACATAAAATTGCTTTTTGATCTGTTTTCTGAGAAGCTTAAATTTGTTGTGACTGGGTCAGGTTCTTTTGACATAAAAGTTGAGGTTGGAAAATATTTGGTTGGAAGAGCTATATACTTTGAGCTTCTCCCATTAAGTTTTGAAGAATTTTTATTATGGAAAGCGAAGGATTTGCATAAAATTTTTCTCGAATTTAAGAATCAAGTAAAACTTTTTATTCTTAATGGTAAGAAGATAGAGGTCTCGCCGGTTTTTCAAAGGGAATTCAGTTCTCTACTCGAAGAATATATAATTTTTGGTGGATTCCCTGCAATAGTGAAGGAAAAAGATGAGAAAATAAAAGCTGAGCTATTGAAAAATTTAATGAGAACATACGTAGAAAAAGATGTTTTCTTCTTTTTAAACGTAAGGGAAATCGAAAAGTTCAGGAAACTCCTTAATTATCTCAGCTTAACCACAGGTTCTTTGCTTGAGTTATCCTCTTTAATGAAAGAGATAGGGATAGATTACAAGACATTAGAGAGTTATCTTTCCATACTACTCAATACTTACATAATTTCTTTTGTTTCACCATTTTACAGAAACCTTGTTACAGAGTTGAGAAAAGCAAAGAAAGTTTATTTCATAGACACTGGTTTAAGAAATTCCTTAATTAACAATTTCTTACCTTTAGCAAGCAGGACAGATAAAGGTATCTTGTTTGAAAATTTTATCTTTAATGAATTAAGAGGGCTAGGCTTTGATGTAAAATACTGGAGAACTAGTGGAAAAGCTGAGATGGACTTTATTATCGAATTACAGAATCAATTAATACCAGTTGAAGTGAAAAGTTTTGGTAAAATAAAAAGAGGTTTTCTAAGCTTCATTAATACATACAGGCCAAAGAGCGCCATTGTCTTTACTGAAAACGAATTTATGATAAAAAGGATTAACGACACAAATGTAGCATTTCTTCCCCACTTCCTTATTTAA
- a CDS encoding aldehyde ferredoxin oxidoreductase family protein — MVDGLAGKVAEINLSENEIKILPTDENIIRKYLGGKGFCLAILYNELKKLEKKGIKSVDPFGPENVAVIATGPATGIPVFPTPGRFHVMALRSPLTGSVASANSGGDFGPYLKFAGYDALIIKGSSEKPIYISITDGEINIHDASNLWGRTVSDADGTLKRSVDGRFVSILSIGPAGENLVLFASLMNGYRSAARTGIGAIMGSKKIKAIIVSSSSAGHIKVFDPKKFKEFSRKSYDKHRENLVTSTILGMYGTASAVNLVNQMGILTYKNFQYGYHSNAEKISGEIVSEKYLLRRSACWGCMIACGRVTQVKSGPYQILKTEGPEFETIALLGSATGVDDLEAIIKANHLCNDLGLDTISMGSTIATAMELYEKGYINNEITDNIEFKFGNASAVVEAVWRTAYKAGFGKYLALGSKRLAELFNAPELSMSVKGLEIAAYDPRGSKGMGLGYATSNRGGCHVTGYVFNAEALGIPEKLDPLSIESKAKWVKWFQDFTSVVNSTANCLFSTYALRPSDYAELLSAVTGLNFSEEELMRIGERIYNLERFIISKYGFTDKDDTLPVRFLKEPMPEGTAKGHVVELDEMKREYYKLRGWINGVPTLEKLRELEIDV; from the coding sequence ATGGTTGATGGTCTTGCTGGTAAAGTTGCTGAGATTAATCTTTCTGAGAATGAAATTAAAATACTTCCAACAGATGAAAATATTATTCGTAAGTATCTTGGCGGTAAGGGTTTTTGTTTAGCGATACTCTATAATGAACTAAAAAAATTGGAAAAAAAGGGCATCAAATCTGTTGATCCTTTTGGTCCTGAGAATGTTGCAGTGATTGCTACTGGCCCTGCTACAGGTATCCCAGTTTTTCCAACACCTGGCAGGTTTCACGTAATGGCTCTTAGATCGCCTCTCACGGGTTCTGTTGCTAGTGCTAACTCTGGTGGAGATTTTGGCCCATATCTTAAATTTGCAGGCTACGATGCTCTTATCATAAAGGGTTCATCTGAAAAACCAATTTATATTTCAATCACTGATGGAGAGATTAATATTCATGATGCATCAAATTTATGGGGCAGGACTGTATCGGATGCAGATGGTACATTAAAGAGAAGCGTTGACGGAAGATTTGTAAGCATTCTTAGCATAGGTCCTGCTGGAGAGAATTTAGTTTTATTTGCAAGTCTGATGAATGGTTATAGATCTGCGGCACGTACTGGTATTGGTGCGATTATGGGTTCTAAGAAAATTAAAGCAATAATAGTATCATCATCTTCTGCTGGGCATATTAAGGTATTTGATCCTAAGAAGTTTAAAGAGTTCTCTAGGAAATCTTACGACAAACATAGAGAGAATTTAGTTACAAGCACTATACTAGGCATGTATGGTACTGCATCTGCCGTAAATTTGGTTAATCAAATGGGCATACTGACTTATAAAAACTTTCAATATGGCTATCACAGTAATGCTGAAAAAATTAGTGGAGAGATTGTAAGTGAAAAATATTTGCTAAGAAGATCAGCATGTTGGGGATGTATGATAGCATGCGGCCGTGTTACGCAAGTAAAATCAGGACCATACCAGATTCTTAAAACTGAAGGCCCCGAGTTTGAAACCATTGCACTCTTAGGAAGTGCAACTGGTGTTGATGATCTGGAGGCTATTATTAAAGCGAATCATTTGTGTAATGATTTAGGATTAGATACTATTTCTATGGGTTCTACAATCGCTACGGCCATGGAATTATACGAGAAAGGCTATATTAATAATGAGATCACAGACAACATCGAATTTAAGTTTGGTAACGCGAGTGCTGTAGTTGAAGCTGTGTGGAGAACAGCCTATAAAGCAGGGTTTGGTAAATATTTAGCATTAGGTTCTAAAAGACTTGCAGAACTTTTTAACGCTCCTGAATTATCTATGAGTGTGAAAGGTTTAGAAATTGCTGCTTACGATCCTCGCGGATCAAAAGGCATGGGACTTGGATATGCTACTTCAAACCGAGGAGGGTGTCACGTTACTGGTTATGTTTTTAACGCTGAGGCCTTGGGCATACCTGAGAAATTAGATCCATTAAGTATAGAAAGTAAGGCTAAATGGGTTAAGTGGTTCCAAGATTTTACTAGTGTAGTTAATTCTACTGCTAATTGCTTATTTTCAACGTACGCTCTGAGACCATCTGATTACGCAGAATTATTATCAGCTGTTACTGGTTTAAACTTTTCTGAGGAAGAATTAATGAGGATCGGTGAGCGAATTTATAATTTAGAAAGATTCATCATATCAAAATATGGTTTTACAGATAAGGATGACACATTACCAGTAAGGTTTTTAAAGGAACCCATGCCCGAAGGGACTGCGAAAGGTCATGTAGTGGAACTGGATGAAATGAAACGAGAGTATTATAAACTTAGAGGATGGATAAATGGTGTCCCTACTTTAGAAAAACTTAGAGAGCTAGAGATTGACGTTTAA